One window from the genome of Fulvivirga lutea encodes:
- a CDS encoding TIGR03643 family protein, whose product MAWEDRTPFDAIESQFGVPEKEVIKLMRSNMKPSSFRMWRKRVQGRSTKHAQKHVNVGTRFKCSRQKSITHNNISKR is encoded by the coding sequence ATGGCTTGGGAAGACAGAACCCCATTCGATGCCATTGAAAGTCAATTTGGAGTACCTGAAAAAGAAGTAATTAAACTCATGCGCTCTAACATGAAGCCCTCAAGCTTTAGAATGTGGCGCAAGAGGGTTCAGGGAAGATCAACAAAACACGCCCAAAAGCATGTAAATGTTGGTACTCGCTTTAAATGTTCAAGGCAGAAATCAATTACTCATAATAATATCTCCAAGAGATAA
- a CDS encoding NHL repeat-containing protein: MKVNITLCLLSICSCAFGQFIFTDSIRVENIDKMSIDRVGSVYLGDELGNVYKYNQNLQYESEFSPLRKGNISVLEAWNPLRIVVSYSDLQEVVYLDRFLVSENRFNLTIASSFVGIAAPSMDNNLWLVDFSKFSLIKYNQSFNQIEIERPFDLLLDPENYEITHIREYQNLLFISDKKSGILVFDNLGNYLYTIKALGIENFSFYGNSILFISKSYVHEIDLYTNKEKKWKAGSNLIMLVKNKEFYYLLGKKALFKAIKG, from the coding sequence TTGAAAGTTAATATTACTCTTTGTCTGTTATCCATTTGTTCATGCGCATTTGGGCAATTTATTTTCACTGATAGCATTCGAGTTGAGAATATTGATAAAATGTCTATTGACAGAGTAGGCAGTGTCTATCTGGGTGATGAGCTCGGTAATGTCTATAAATACAATCAAAATCTACAGTACGAATCAGAATTTTCGCCATTAAGAAAAGGTAATATTTCTGTTTTAGAAGCGTGGAATCCTTTAAGAATTGTTGTTAGCTATTCAGACTTACAAGAGGTAGTTTATCTTGATCGGTTTCTGGTGAGTGAGAATCGGTTTAATTTAACTATAGCATCATCATTTGTGGGCATAGCAGCACCATCGATGGATAACAATTTGTGGCTGGTTGACTTTTCAAAATTTAGTTTAATAAAATACAATCAATCTTTCAATCAAATTGAGATAGAACGGCCTTTCGACCTTTTGTTAGATCCTGAAAATTATGAAATTACCCATATTAGAGAATATCAGAATCTGTTATTCATCAGTGATAAAAAGAGTGGAATATTGGTGTTCGATAATCTGGGCAATTACCTATATACCATTAAAGCTTTAGGTATAGAGAACTTCAGCTTTTATGGTAATTCAATTCTTTTTATAAGTAAAAGCTATGTTCATGAAATTGACCTCTATACAAATAAGGAAAAGAAATGGAAAGCAGGTAGCAATCTTATTATGCTAGTAAAAAATAAAGAATTTTACTATTTACTAGGTAAAAAAGCATTATTTAAAGCCATTAAAGGCTGA
- a CDS encoding UDP-2,3-diacylglucosamine diphosphatase has translation MQFKVHDKIESLNGKKIYFASDFHLGAPDKATSLEREKKIVRWLDQIKDNAHSIYLVGDIFDFWFEYKHAVPKGFIRLLGKIAEIKDTGIPIVFFTGNHDMWMFDYFPSELGIPVYRDPQQLIVGNQKLLIGHGDGLGPGDHMYKFLKRIFESKISQWLFARFHPNFGIGFATRWSHSSRISNTKKEEDKFLGDKEYLWQYCKDVEKQEHHDFYVFGHRHLPLDLEVGESSKYINLGEWVNYCTYGVYDGENYQLLTFES, from the coding sequence ATGCAATTTAAAGTTCACGATAAAATCGAAAGTCTTAATGGTAAGAAAATATATTTCGCCTCAGATTTTCACTTGGGGGCTCCTGACAAAGCCACTAGCCTGGAAAGAGAGAAAAAGATTGTACGCTGGCTTGATCAGATAAAAGATAATGCACACTCTATCTACTTGGTAGGAGACATCTTTGACTTTTGGTTTGAGTACAAACATGCAGTTCCTAAAGGATTTATACGTCTGTTGGGCAAAATTGCTGAGATTAAAGACACTGGTATACCAATTGTTTTCTTTACTGGAAATCACGACATGTGGATGTTTGATTACTTTCCCTCAGAACTAGGAATACCCGTGTATCGCGATCCCCAGCAGTTGATCGTTGGCAACCAGAAATTGTTAATTGGCCATGGTGATGGCTTGGGTCCGGGTGACCATATGTACAAATTTTTGAAACGAATATTCGAATCGAAAATAAGCCAATGGCTGTTTGCCAGATTCCATCCAAATTTTGGAATTGGATTTGCTACAAGATGGTCTCACAGCAGTAGAATAAGCAATACTAAAAAAGAAGAAGATAAGTTTTTGGGCGACAAAGAATACTTATGGCAGTATTGTAAAGATGTTGAAAAGCAAGAGCATCATGACTTTTACGTGTTTGGACATAGGCATTTACCACTTGATCTTGAGGTTGGAGAAAGTTCCAAATACATTAATCTAGGCGAATGGGTCAATTATTGCACCTATGGCGTGTATGATGGTGAAAATTATCAACTACTTACTTTTGAAAGTTAA
- the ftsH gene encoding ATP-dependent zinc metalloprotease FtsH yields the protein MPDKKKLVPKPQRPNYQVWIIAALIALIFGITYFNGASNLIPITMTKFENMMLSNDVERVVLVRNQNYVEVTLKPEALQNAKYKAELEKNNTFGVNNGPHYKLKVGTIDSFLDSYEELSKKLPRDQQVDVEYDDKSDFVNMMWNWGFLLFILLGFWFLMRRMTGGGGPGGQIFNIGKSKAALFDAENKVKITFDNVAGLDEAKEEVKEIVDFLKTPSKFTKLGGKIPKGALLVGPPGTGKTLLAKAVAGEAGVPFFTLSGSDFVEMFVGVGAARVRDLFKQAKEKAPCIVFIDEIDAIGRSRGRGQMPGSNDERENTLNSLLVEMDGFSTDSGVIILAATNRPDVLDSALMRPGRFDRQISIDKPDIVGREAIFKVHLKPLKLGKDVDPKKLAAQTPGFAGAEIANVCNEAALIAARRDKEAVGLQDFHDAIDRVIGGLEKKNKIISPEEKKIVAYHEAGHAVAGWFLEHADPLVKVSIVPRGVAALGYAQYLPKEQFLYQTEQLMDEMCMALGGRAAEELTFGKISTGALSDLERVTKLAYSIVTVYGMNDKIGNVSFYDSKQSDYNFTKPYSDTTAETIDSEVRNLIEGAYQRTLDLLRDKRDKLEILAKELLEKEIIFQTDLERLIGKRPFEHQTSYEAFTNNKNGKDKEAEDKASEAQESDAKTEEEVSAESTDKNVSSED from the coding sequence ATGCCGGATAAGAAAAAACTTGTACCTAAACCACAAAGACCAAACTATCAGGTTTGGATAATTGCTGCATTAATAGCGCTAATATTTGGGATAACGTATTTCAACGGAGCCAGTAACCTGATTCCTATTACCATGACCAAATTTGAGAATATGATGCTTAGCAATGATGTCGAGCGTGTGGTGTTGGTAAGAAATCAAAATTATGTAGAGGTAACTCTAAAACCAGAGGCTCTGCAAAATGCAAAATATAAAGCCGAATTAGAGAAGAATAATACGTTTGGCGTTAATAATGGCCCTCACTATAAATTAAAAGTAGGAACTATTGATAGCTTCCTCGATAGTTATGAGGAGTTAAGTAAAAAACTTCCTAGAGATCAGCAGGTAGATGTAGAGTATGACGACAAGTCTGACTTCGTTAACATGATGTGGAACTGGGGCTTTTTACTATTCATCTTATTAGGATTCTGGTTCTTGATGCGAAGAATGACAGGCGGTGGTGGTCCGGGAGGACAGATTTTTAATATTGGAAAATCTAAAGCGGCCTTGTTCGATGCTGAGAACAAAGTGAAAATCACTTTCGATAACGTGGCCGGTCTTGATGAGGCTAAAGAAGAAGTTAAAGAAATTGTAGACTTTCTTAAAACCCCAAGTAAGTTCACTAAACTGGGTGGTAAAATACCTAAGGGTGCATTACTAGTAGGCCCTCCTGGAACAGGTAAAACATTATTGGCAAAAGCAGTTGCCGGTGAGGCTGGAGTTCCATTCTTTACACTTTCAGGATCCGACTTTGTCGAGATGTTTGTGGGTGTGGGAGCTGCAAGGGTAAGAGACTTGTTTAAGCAGGCAAAAGAGAAGGCTCCTTGTATTGTATTTATCGATGAGATAGATGCTATCGGTAGATCAAGAGGTAGAGGGCAGATGCCAGGTTCTAATGATGAGCGTGAAAATACGCTGAACTCATTACTTGTTGAGATGGATGGTTTCTCAACGGATTCTGGTGTAATTATATTGGCTGCAACGAACAGACCTGACGTCCTTGACTCAGCCTTAATGAGACCTGGCCGATTTGACAGACAAATAAGCATTGATAAACCAGATATAGTTGGTCGTGAGGCTATTTTTAAAGTGCATTTGAAACCATTGAAGCTGGGCAAAGATGTTGATCCTAAGAAATTGGCAGCTCAAACTCCAGGTTTTGCGGGAGCTGAAATAGCAAACGTATGTAACGAAGCAGCACTAATAGCGGCACGTAGAGATAAAGAGGCTGTTGGACTTCAGGATTTCCACGATGCCATTGATAGAGTAATTGGTGGTCTTGAAAAGAAAAATAAAATAATTTCTCCTGAAGAGAAGAAAATTGTGGCCTACCATGAGGCCGGCCATGCAGTAGCTGGCTGGTTCTTGGAGCACGCTGATCCATTGGTAAAAGTAAGTATTGTACCAAGAGGCGTTGCGGCTTTAGGATATGCACAATATCTGCCTAAAGAGCAGTTCTTGTATCAGACAGAGCAGCTTATGGATGAGATGTGCATGGCTTTGGGAGGAAGAGCTGCTGAGGAATTAACTTTTGGAAAAATTTCTACAGGTGCTTTGAGCGATTTAGAACGTGTGACCAAGCTTGCCTATAGCATTGTAACAGTATATGGTATGAATGATAAGATCGGTAACGTATCGTTCTATGATTCGAAACAAAGTGATTATAACTTCACAAAGCCATATTCCGATACCACTGCAGAAACGATAGATTCTGAAGTAAGGAATTTAATTGAAGGTGCGTACCAAAGAACTCTGGACTTACTTAGAGATAAAAGAGACAAGCTTGAAATTCTTGCCAAAGAATTGTTAGAGAAGGAAATTATATTCCAGACTGATTTGGAAAGGCTAATAGGGAAGAGACCGTTTGAGCATCAAACTTCTTACGAGGCATTTACCAATAATAAGAATGGTAAGGATAAAGAGGCAGAAGATAAAGCTTCTGAAGCTCAGGAGTCTGATGCTAAAACCGAAGAAGAAGTAAGTGCAGAAAGCACTGATAAAAACGTTAGCAGCGAAGATTAA
- the rsfS gene encoding ribosome silencing factor yields MDVNKGLAPSELLSEVVVRGMQEKKASDIVVLDLRNVKNAVADYFVICSGNSDTQIDAIADSVDEQVHKELKQNPWHQEGKSNKEWLLLDYVDVVAHIFKKEKREYYSLENLWGDAKIISVEA; encoded by the coding sequence ATGGATGTAAATAAGGGTCTAGCTCCTTCCGAATTGTTAAGCGAAGTTGTGGTGAGGGGTATGCAGGAGAAGAAAGCTTCTGACATCGTTGTTCTTGATCTAAGAAATGTAAAAAATGCAGTTGCTGACTATTTTGTAATATGTTCTGGTAACTCAGATACTCAAATAGATGCTATCGCTGATTCTGTTGATGAGCAGGTGCACAAAGAGTTAAAACAAAACCCGTGGCATCAGGAAGGGAAATCTAATAAAGAATGGCTTCTGTTAGATTACGTTGATGTAGTTGCTCATATCTTCAAAAAAGAAAAAAGAGAATATTACTCCTTAGAAAATCTATGGGGTGATGCCAAAATTATTTCTGTAGAAGCCTAA
- a CDS encoding biotin--[acetyl-CoA-carboxylase] ligase — MGKKVIYLPTCHSTNDVATELIKSGAAQEGTIVITENQTAGKGQRGNTWYSEPKKNLTFSIILHPRYLTATDQFYLNIVASLAIYDVLSKYINHVKVKWPNDIYVKSKKIAGILIQNTIKSNRIEDSVLGIGLNINQQEFELESATSVFKETGIELDLQKVLEDLIQSLENNILKLRANNVTSLKEQYLSNLLGYEEERLFKSDSEFRGRIIGISKDGKLQIETFTGLKEFNFKEVSFL, encoded by the coding sequence ATGGGCAAAAAGGTCATTTACCTGCCAACTTGTCACTCAACTAATGACGTGGCGACCGAACTAATTAAAAGTGGCGCAGCACAAGAAGGCACAATTGTAATTACAGAAAATCAGACAGCGGGTAAAGGTCAAAGAGGAAATACATGGTATTCTGAGCCCAAAAAAAACCTGACTTTCTCTATTATATTGCATCCCAGGTACTTAACGGCTACTGATCAGTTTTATCTGAACATTGTAGCATCATTAGCCATATACGATGTACTAAGTAAATATATAAATCACGTGAAAGTGAAATGGCCTAACGACATTTATGTTAAGTCCAAGAAAATTGCAGGCATCCTCATTCAAAACACCATAAAATCAAACCGTATAGAGGATAGTGTTTTGGGTATTGGATTAAACATCAATCAACAAGAGTTCGAACTAGAATCAGCCACTTCTGTATTCAAAGAAACAGGTATTGAGTTAGACCTTCAGAAGGTTCTTGAGGATTTAATACAAAGTCTGGAAAACAACATTCTAAAGCTTAGAGCCAACAATGTAACTAGTTTAAAAGAACAATATCTAAGTAACCTTTTAGGCTATGAAGAAGAACGGCTTTTTAAGTCAGACTCAGAATTTAGAGGAAGGATCATTGGCATATCAAAAGATGGTAAATTACAGATTGAAACTTTTACAGGATTAAAAGAATTCAACTTTAAAGAAGTGAGCTTTTTATAG
- a CDS encoding WD40/YVTN/BNR-like repeat-containing protein — protein sequence MKYIITIALAFTMSLATGQKLDMEFMNDLKPRSIGPAGMSGRVTAIDAVHSNKDIIYAGTASGGLWKSVNGGINWDPVFDDEKVMSIGAVAIQQNNPNVVWAGTGEGNPRNSLNGGFGLYKSLDGGKSWKLMGLEKTRNIYRIKIDPLNPNTVYVGAIGSPWGEHPERGVYKTTDGGKTWDKILFVDNKTGCAELVMDPTNPNKLIASMWEHRRKPWTFSSGGPGSGLYMTVDGGENWKKLTKEDGIPDGDLGRIGLAISQSNPNRLYALIESKKNALYRSDDGGYKWTMVSDKTNEIGDRPFYYSEIYVDPINENRLYTVFTYVNVSEDGGKTFTQLMDAYNTTHGVHPDHHAFWIHPEDPEFIIEGNDGGLNISRDRGKSWRFVENLPIAQFYHINVDNDYPYNVYGGMQDNGSWIGPAYVWKSQGIRNAYWQELSFGDGFDVMPDPDDNRYGYSMWQEGSLLRYDRVTGHFRYMQPTHPDPKQKLRFNWNAALAQDPFNKSTIYYGSQFVHKSTDKGVTWEIISPDLTTNNPDKQKQYLSGGLTMDATGAENNTTILAISPSPVKEGIIWVGTDDGYVQVTRDGGKTWQNVTQNIPGMPKESWVAQVKPSTYNAGEAFIVVNNYRNFDFKPYLFRTTDYGATWKSMVNESEVWNYTLSFIQDPVEPNLMFLGSEGGLYVSINGGANWQKWTNDYPSVPTMDLVIHPREHDLVIGTYGRAAYVLDDIRPLRAIANKSSVLKNTLKVFEAPTAFQSISQEASGTRFVADAIFNGENRRQAAMLTYLINKPEKEKKETEETSKKKKGKTEESVEKTEKEEVKYDSVRIDIYNADNSLIRTLKFSAPEKNGIHRTYWYMNEKGIHSPSRTVPADNASEPGGVQVVPGTYKAVFNYGDKKDSTYVKVVFDPRKDVDNATLQALHDFNKKIESNYSIVAKATHRLAESKSILDDYLKRMKEKDEKGFKELIDKTKAAKDSIDQLFIPLIGEDNSTKQGIIATEFPTVDDRFQSAYFYLATTLHKPGATEERLLNQAIEMMKPEIEKVDSFFTTTWSSLKAELEKVDLSPFKEYEPLIK from the coding sequence ATGAAATACATAATTACTATAGCGCTAGCTTTCACTATGTCATTGGCTACTGGTCAAAAACTTGACATGGAATTCATGAACGACCTAAAACCAAGGAGCATAGGTCCCGCTGGTATGAGTGGTCGAGTTACGGCCATCGATGCCGTTCATTCTAATAAGGACATCATTTACGCAGGAACAGCCTCTGGGGGTTTGTGGAAATCAGTGAATGGGGGTATCAACTGGGACCCTGTATTTGATGACGAAAAAGTTATGAGTATTGGGGCCGTTGCCATTCAGCAGAATAACCCAAATGTTGTTTGGGCAGGAACTGGTGAAGGCAATCCTCGAAATAGCTTAAACGGTGGATTCGGACTATATAAAAGTTTAGATGGTGGAAAAAGTTGGAAGCTGATGGGCTTAGAAAAAACCAGGAATATTTACCGAATCAAAATTGATCCTTTAAATCCAAATACGGTATATGTAGGCGCAATAGGTAGCCCGTGGGGCGAACACCCGGAAAGAGGTGTTTATAAAACCACGGATGGCGGCAAAACCTGGGATAAGATATTATTTGTTGATAATAAAACGGGTTGTGCCGAATTGGTGATGGATCCTACCAACCCCAATAAGCTCATTGCCTCCATGTGGGAGCATAGAAGAAAGCCATGGACTTTCTCATCCGGTGGGCCGGGTTCCGGACTTTACATGACCGTAGATGGTGGTGAGAATTGGAAAAAACTTACAAAAGAAGATGGAATACCTGATGGTGATTTGGGAAGAATAGGTCTAGCCATCTCTCAAAGCAATCCAAACAGATTATATGCATTAATTGAATCAAAGAAAAACGCCCTTTACAGATCTGATGATGGTGGTTACAAGTGGACAATGGTTTCGGACAAGACAAACGAGATTGGCGACAGACCATTTTACTACTCTGAAATATATGTTGACCCTATTAATGAGAATAGACTATATACTGTTTTTACTTATGTGAACGTAAGCGAAGATGGCGGTAAAACATTCACGCAACTAATGGATGCTTACAATACTACTCACGGAGTTCACCCAGACCATCATGCATTTTGGATTCACCCTGAAGACCCGGAGTTTATTATTGAAGGAAACGATGGTGGTCTGAATATTTCCAGAGACAGAGGGAAATCATGGCGATTTGTAGAAAATCTACCTATTGCACAGTTTTATCATATTAATGTGGACAACGACTATCCATACAATGTGTATGGAGGAATGCAAGACAATGGCTCATGGATCGGGCCAGCCTATGTTTGGAAATCTCAGGGAATAAGAAATGCTTATTGGCAAGAGCTTTCATTTGGTGATGGATTTGATGTTATGCCAGATCCGGACGACAACAGATATGGTTACTCTATGTGGCAGGAAGGTTCGCTGCTTAGATATGATCGAGTAACAGGTCATTTTCGTTATATGCAGCCAACACACCCAGACCCAAAGCAAAAGTTAAGGTTTAACTGGAATGCAGCATTAGCACAAGATCCTTTTAATAAATCGACCATTTATTATGGCAGCCAATTTGTACATAAAAGCACTGACAAAGGTGTAACCTGGGAAATCATTTCTCCAGATTTAACTACCAACAACCCTGACAAACAAAAACAATATTTAAGCGGTGGCCTCACAATGGATGCCACTGGTGCGGAGAACAATACAACCATATTGGCTATTTCTCCATCGCCCGTTAAAGAAGGTATCATTTGGGTAGGTACGGATGATGGGTATGTACAAGTAACTCGCGATGGTGGCAAAACGTGGCAAAACGTAACTCAGAATATTCCTGGTATGCCAAAAGAGTCATGGGTAGCGCAAGTGAAACCATCTACATACAATGCAGGTGAAGCTTTTATCGTAGTTAACAATTATAGAAACTTTGATTTCAAGCCATACTTATTTAGAACTACCGACTATGGTGCCACCTGGAAAAGCATGGTCAATGAGTCTGAAGTTTGGAATTACACGCTTTCCTTTATTCAAGATCCTGTAGAACCAAACCTAATGTTCCTAGGGTCTGAAGGTGGCTTATATGTGAGTATTAATGGTGGTGCCAATTGGCAAAAATGGACCAATGATTATCCTAGTGTGCCTACCATGGATTTGGTCATTCATCCAAGAGAACATGATCTTGTTATTGGCACTTATGGTAGAGCAGCTTATGTTTTAGATGATATTAGACCATTAAGAGCTATTGCAAATAAATCAAGTGTTTTAAAGAACACATTGAAAGTGTTTGAAGCACCTACTGCATTTCAATCAATAAGCCAGGAAGCATCTGGTACACGCTTTGTCGCAGACGCCATATTTAACGGTGAGAACCGGAGACAAGCGGCTATGCTTACTTATTTAATCAACAAGCCAGAAAAAGAGAAAAAAGAAACTGAAGAAACATCTAAAAAGAAAAAGGGTAAAACAGAAGAATCAGTTGAGAAAACAGAAAAAGAGGAAGTAAAATACGATTCTGTAAGAATAGATATTTACAATGCCGATAATTCCTTGATCCGAACATTGAAGTTTAGTGCACCAGAGAAAAATGGAATTCATAGAACCTATTGGTATATGAATGAGAAAGGAATTCATTCGCCATCAAGAACGGTTCCTGCTGATAATGCTTCTGAACCAGGTGGTGTGCAGGTTGTACCAGGCACTTATAAAGCAGTTTTTAACTATGGCGATAAAAAGGATTCTACCTATGTAAAAGTAGTATTCGATCCACGAAAAGACGTTGATAATGCTACCCTTCAGGCTTTGCATGATTTCAACAAGAAAATTGAAAGCAACTACAGCATTGTGGCTAAGGCTACTCACCGATTGGCGGAGTCAAAAAGTATTTTGGATGACTACCTTAAAAGAATGAAAGAAAAAGATGAGAAAGGATTTAAAGAACTGATAGACAAAACTAAAGCCGCTAAGGATAGCATCGATCAATTATTTATTCCACTCATTGGTGAGGACAATTCCACCAAACAAGGCATAATAGCAACAGAGTTCCCTACTGTTGATGACCGCTTTCAGAGTGCATATTTCTATTTAGCTACCACTTTACACAAACCGGGAGCAACTGAAGAGCGCTTATTAAATCAGGCTATTGAAATGATGAAACCTGAAATTGAAAAAGTAGATAGCTTTTTCACCACCACCTGGAGTTCTTTAAAAGCGGAATTAGAAAAAGTTGACCTCTCCCCTTTTAAGGAGTACGAGCCCCTAATTAAATAA
- a CDS encoding glutaminase, producing the protein MDYQRILEEIADEVKPLLKNGVVANYIPELAKIQQDKFGMYLLTLDQEPYAVGDYDEKFSIQSISKVFMLAMAVGKCKEKVYRRVDVEPSGDPFNSLVQLEYEEGIPRNPFINSGALVVTDMLISNLSDPRGEFLEYVNKLTGQDDIRYNEKVAASEKLLGFKNAAMVNLMKSYGNIHNDIEEVLDLYFDFCSIEMTCHELAKAFRVFANHGKGVIDSHRYLTKSQFKRIAAIMLTCGFYDEAGEFAFRVGLPGKSGVGGGIAAILPNEYSIVVWSPGLNRKGNSLAGMKALELFTTKTTSSIF; encoded by the coding sequence ATGGACTATCAACGAATACTGGAAGAAATTGCGGACGAAGTAAAACCTCTTCTTAAAAATGGAGTTGTCGCAAATTACATTCCTGAACTGGCCAAAATACAACAAGACAAATTCGGCATGTATTTGCTCACACTTGATCAGGAGCCTTATGCCGTAGGAGATTACGATGAAAAGTTTTCTATTCAAAGTATCTCAAAAGTATTTATGTTGGCCATGGCCGTTGGCAAGTGTAAGGAAAAGGTGTATCGCAGGGTTGATGTAGAACCATCAGGTGATCCGTTTAATTCGTTGGTTCAACTTGAATATGAAGAAGGTATACCAAGAAACCCTTTCATCAACTCAGGTGCGCTGGTAGTGACAGATATGCTCATTTCTAACCTAAGTGATCCACGGGGTGAATTTTTGGAATACGTTAATAAACTCACGGGTCAGGACGATATACGATACAATGAAAAAGTTGCTGCCAGCGAGAAGCTGCTAGGCTTCAAAAATGCTGCTATGGTTAACTTAATGAAATCCTACGGCAATATTCATAATGATATCGAAGAAGTGCTGGATTTGTATTTCGATTTCTGCTCCATTGAAATGACATGCCACGAGCTTGCCAAAGCGTTCAGAGTTTTCGCCAATCACGGAAAGGGTGTTATTGACTCGCACAGATATTTAACCAAAAGCCAGTTTAAAAGAATTGCTGCAATTATGCTTACATGTGGTTTCTATGATGAAGCCGGTGAATTTGCATTTCGTGTAGGTTTGCCAGGAAAAAGTGGTGTAGGTGGGGGAATTGCAGCTATTCTCCCTAACGAATATAGCATTGTTGTTTGGAGCCCCGGATTAAATAGAAAGGGTAATTCACTAGCAGGAATGAAGGCATTGGAGCTATTTACCACAAAAACAACCTCCTCTATCTTTTAA
- a CDS encoding TapB family protein — protein sequence MRTLLTLCLCLLFQFSYSQCNPFYNFKEGSTWEITNYTDKDKVTSRQVNSVKSLTETSNGWEATLAFKSYDKKDKLELENEIEMTCDDGTISMDMSRFFPQEMMESFEDMDLQIETENMVIPESLSVGDELPEASITISGQIPFTMETKITDRKVQGIESITTPAGTFECYKISYKIITKTMMSIEMNGVDWIAKDVGMVKAESYKQNGKLMGVSLLTSFE from the coding sequence ATGAGAACATTACTTACACTTTGTCTATGCTTGCTTTTTCAATTTTCTTATTCTCAGTGCAATCCCTTCTATAATTTTAAAGAAGGCTCCACATGGGAAATAACCAATTATACCGATAAAGATAAAGTCACCTCACGTCAGGTGAATTCGGTAAAGTCTTTAACTGAAACATCAAACGGTTGGGAAGCAACTTTAGCTTTTAAGAGTTACGATAAGAAAGATAAGCTAGAGTTGGAAAACGAAATTGAAATGACTTGCGATGATGGAACTATTTCTATGGATATGTCGAGGTTTTTTCCTCAGGAAATGATGGAATCTTTTGAGGATATGGATCTGCAGATAGAAACAGAAAATATGGTAATTCCTGAAAGTTTGAGTGTAGGAGATGAATTGCCAGAAGCTTCAATTACAATTTCTGGACAGATACCTTTTACAATGGAGACAAAAATTACAGACAGAAAAGTACAAGGTATTGAAAGTATAACTACACCAGCCGGTACTTTTGAGTGTTATAAAATTTCTTACAAAATCATTACTAAAACGATGATGTCCATAGAGATGAATGGAGTTGATTGGATAGCTAAGGATGTAGGAATGGTAAAGGCTGAGAGCTATAAACAAAACGGGAAGTTAATGGGAGTGAGTCTTTTAACCTCTTTTGAATAA